A single Corynebacterium resistens DSM 45100 DNA region contains:
- a CDS encoding cell division protein SepF — MSDGFGNKFKEFFGFGEVDSYQDPYFRDSAADARDRRDEPDHRDRGVSEPREARYGARDRYGREEDDFRDRDRSARDYDARPSRYAREESSARPARPARPKVEPQYARLSLSSYTQAGEIAEILKSGDVAVFNLGGMEKAEATRVLDFAAGLARGLDAKLKKLRGVRNFVLIPEDVTLEQSQLDKLAEDL, encoded by the coding sequence ATGTCTGACGGATTCGGCAACAAATTCAAAGAGTTTTTCGGCTTTGGTGAAGTAGATAGCTACCAGGATCCGTACTTCCGCGATAGTGCTGCGGATGCACGTGATCGGCGCGATGAACCCGATCACCGCGATCGTGGGGTAAGCGAGCCACGTGAAGCGCGTTATGGTGCCCGTGATCGCTACGGTCGAGAGGAAGATGACTTTAGGGATAGGGATCGCTCCGCACGTGATTACGATGCTCGTCCTTCCCGTTACGCTCGTGAGGAATCATCCGCACGGCCTGCACGACCAGCGCGCCCCAAGGTGGAGCCACAGTATGCTCGTTTATCCCTTAGTTCCTACACTCAAGCTGGAGAAATTGCCGAAATCCTAAAGAGTGGCGACGTAGCTGTCTTTAACTTGGGTGGGATGGAAAAGGCTGAGGCTACCCGGGTGTTGGATTTCGCTGCTGGCTTGGCTCGTGGGCTCGATGCGAAGCTAAAGAAGCTGCGTGGTGTGCGCAACTTCGTTCTGATTCCGGAAGATGTCACGCTCGAGCAAAGCCAGCTGGACAAGCTGGCTGAGGACCTGTAA
- a CDS encoding YggT family protein has protein sequence MDILIYSLILLLRLYILILILRIIIEMVQSFSRQWRPQRWFSICAEPIFVVTDPPVKALRKLIPPVQLGGVGIDVSILVLFFGLQLIMMVLGRILVV, from the coding sequence GTGGACATTCTCATTTATTCATTGATTCTGCTGCTGCGGCTTTATATTTTGATTCTCATCCTGCGGATCATCATTGAAATGGTGCAGTCCTTTTCGCGGCAGTGGCGCCCGCAGCGGTGGTTTAGCATTTGTGCTGAACCAATCTTCGTAGTGACAGATCCCCCGGTGAAGGCGCTTCGCAAGTTGATACCCCCTGTGCAGCTGGGGGGAGTAGGAATTGATGTCTCGATTTTGGTGCTGTTCTTCGGCTTGCAGCTCATCATGATGGTTTTGGGACGGATCCTCGTCGTCTAG
- a CDS encoding DivIVA domain-containing protein — protein sequence MPLTPADVHNVAFSKPPIGKRGYNEDEVDQFLDLVEDTLAELQDENADLKQKLQGASAQGSSAVASQPQVDEAELRRKIEAELRPQIEADAQRKAQSQAQASTSQTESAAQVEARVKEQYEARLKQAEDRARQAEETARKAQAEAAEAKKAQPAQASQVAAATANADKDGVATPETHMQAARVLSLAQEMADRLTGDAKAESTTMLDQARSQAKKTVEDADASSKATLEDAKKKSEAQLADAKARSDKMLADAKQKSETMVSDATAQSQAQIRQAQEKANALQQDAERKHTEIMTTVKSQQQTLEARIEELRTYEREYRTRLKTFLESQLEELNSRGTAAPAGSIDSQNDNR from the coding sequence ATGCCGCTGACTCCAGCTGATGTGCACAACGTCGCTTTTAGTAAGCCACCGATTGGCAAGCGGGGCTACAACGAAGACGAGGTAGACCAGTTCCTCGACCTCGTGGAGGACACGCTCGCGGAGCTGCAGGATGAAAACGCTGATCTGAAGCAGAAGCTCCAGGGTGCTTCCGCACAAGGATCGTCTGCAGTTGCTTCCCAGCCACAGGTTGATGAGGCTGAGTTGCGTCGCAAGATTGAAGCTGAGTTGCGACCACAGATTGAGGCCGACGCGCAGCGCAAGGCGCAGTCCCAGGCTCAGGCTTCCACCTCCCAAACCGAGTCCGCGGCACAGGTTGAAGCTCGCGTTAAGGAACAGTATGAGGCTCGCCTGAAGCAGGCAGAGGATCGTGCTCGCCAAGCTGAGGAAACCGCGCGTAAGGCACAGGCCGAGGCAGCTGAAGCTAAGAAGGCTCAACCTGCACAGGCCTCCCAGGTCGCTGCAGCTACGGCGAATGCCGACAAGGACGGCGTCGCTACTCCAGAAACCCACATGCAAGCAGCGCGCGTGCTTTCCTTGGCTCAAGAAATGGCAGATCGCCTGACCGGTGATGCTAAGGCCGAGTCCACCACGATGCTGGATCAGGCTCGTTCCCAGGCGAAGAAGACCGTCGAGGATGCGGACGCTAGCTCCAAGGCAACCCTTGAGGATGCCAAGAAGAAGTCCGAGGCTCAGTTGGCTGACGCCAAGGCGCGTTCGGACAAGATGCTGGCCGATGCCAAGCAGAAGTCCGAGACCATGGTTTCCGATGCGACCGCTCAGTCCCAGGCTCAGATCCGTCAGGCTCAAGAGAAGGCCAACGCTCTGCAGCAGGATGCCGAGCGCAAGCACACCGAGATCATGACCACGGTCAAGAGCCAGCAGCAGACCCTCGAGGCGCGCATCGAAGAACTGCGCACCTACGAGCGCGAGTACCGCACCCGTTTGAAGACCTTCCTCGAGTCCCAGCTTGAGGAGCTCAACAGCCGTGGTACCGCCGCACCTGCCGGTTCCATCGATTCCCAGAACGATAACCGCTAA